From Cherax quadricarinatus isolate ZL_2023a chromosome 95, ASM3850222v1, whole genome shotgun sequence, the proteins below share one genomic window:
- the RpL8 gene encoding large ribosomal subunit protein uL2 isoform X1, producing MWPLCGQGHHGHLYLIYYAFIRPNNEPKLHTMGRVIRAQRKGAGSVFKSHTHHRKGKPALRPVDYSERHGYIRGIIKNIIHDPGRGAPLAEVYFRDPYRYKTRKELFLAAEGLYTGQFIYCGKKANLDVGNVMPIGALPEGTVVCNLEEKTGDRGRIARGSGNYAQVIAHNQETKKTRVKLPSGAKKVLPSANRAMIGIVAGGGRIDKPILKAGRAYHKYRVKRNSWPKVRGVAMNPVEHPHGGGNHQHIGKASTVSRGKSAGRKVGLIAARRTGLIRGTKKDPRHAI from the exons ATGTGGCCACTGTGTGGCCAGGGCCACCATGGCCACCTCTACCTCATCTACTATGCCTTTATTCGTCCCAATAACGAGCCAAAACTACA CACAATGGGGCGTGTGATTCGTGCTCAGAGGAAAGGTGCCGGCTCGGTTTTCAAGTCTCACACCCACCACCGCAAGGGAAAACCTGCTCTGCGTCCTGTAGATTATTCTGAACGTCATGGTTACATTCGTGGTATAATTAAG AATATTATCCACGACCCTGGTCGTGGTGCTCCACTTGCTGAAGTTTACTTCCGTGACCCATATCGGTACAAAACCCGTAAGGAACTCTTTCTTGCCGCTGAAGGCCTATATACCGGCCAGTTTATCTACTGTGGTAAGAAAG cCAATCTTGATGTTGGCAATGTGATGCCAATTGGTGCCTTGCCAGAAGGTACCGTGGTGTGCAACTTGGAAGAAAAGACTGGAGACCGTGGCCGTATTGCCCGTGGCTCTGGTAACTATGCTCAGGTTATTGCTCACAACCAAGAGACCAAGAAAACTCGCGTGAAGCTACCATCTGGTGCCAAGAAAGTCCTTCCCTCTGCCAACCGTGCTATGATTG GTATTGTAGCAGGTGGTGGCCGTATCGACAAGCCCATCTTGAAGGCCGGTCGTGCCTATCACAAGTATAGGGTGAAGAGAAACAGCTGGCCCAAGGTACGTGGTGTAGCCATGAACCCCGTTGAGCATCCTCATGGTGGTGGTAACCATCAACATATTGGTAAAGCTTCCACAGTATCCAGAGGCAAGAGTGCTGGTCGCAAAGTTGGTCTCATTGCTGCCAGAAGGACTGGTCTCATCCGTGGTACCAAGAAGGACCCAAGGCATGCAATCTAA
- the RpL8 gene encoding large ribosomal subunit protein uL2 isoform X2 translates to MGRVIRAQRKGAGSVFKSHTHHRKGKPALRPVDYSERHGYIRGIIKNIIHDPGRGAPLAEVYFRDPYRYKTRKELFLAAEGLYTGQFIYCGKKANLDVGNVMPIGALPEGTVVCNLEEKTGDRGRIARGSGNYAQVIAHNQETKKTRVKLPSGAKKVLPSANRAMIGIVAGGGRIDKPILKAGRAYHKYRVKRNSWPKVRGVAMNPVEHPHGGGNHQHIGKASTVSRGKSAGRKVGLIAARRTGLIRGTKKDPRHAI, encoded by the exons ATGGGGCGTGTGATTCGTGCTCAGAGGAAAGGTGCCGGCTCGGTTTTCAAGTCTCACACCCACCACCGCAAGGGAAAACCTGCTCTGCGTCCTGTAGATTATTCTGAACGTCATGGTTACATTCGTGGTATAATTAAG AATATTATCCACGACCCTGGTCGTGGTGCTCCACTTGCTGAAGTTTACTTCCGTGACCCATATCGGTACAAAACCCGTAAGGAACTCTTTCTTGCCGCTGAAGGCCTATATACCGGCCAGTTTATCTACTGTGGTAAGAAAG cCAATCTTGATGTTGGCAATGTGATGCCAATTGGTGCCTTGCCAGAAGGTACCGTGGTGTGCAACTTGGAAGAAAAGACTGGAGACCGTGGCCGTATTGCCCGTGGCTCTGGTAACTATGCTCAGGTTATTGCTCACAACCAAGAGACCAAGAAAACTCGCGTGAAGCTACCATCTGGTGCCAAGAAAGTCCTTCCCTCTGCCAACCGTGCTATGATTG GTATTGTAGCAGGTGGTGGCCGTATCGACAAGCCCATCTTGAAGGCCGGTCGTGCCTATCACAAGTATAGGGTGAAGAGAAACAGCTGGCCCAAGGTACGTGGTGTAGCCATGAACCCCGTTGAGCATCCTCATGGTGGTGGTAACCATCAACATATTGGTAAAGCTTCCACAGTATCCAGAGGCAAGAGTGCTGGTCGCAAAGTTGGTCTCATTGCTGCCAGAAGGACTGGTCTCATCCGTGGTACCAAGAAGGACCCAAGGCATGCAATCTAA